One Phocaeicola dorei genomic region harbors:
- a CDS encoding 4Fe-4S binding protein, which yields MLRKIRLVAALLFFTMITLLFLDFTGTVHSWFGWMAKIQFLPAVLALNVGVMIALVLLTLLLGRVYCSVVCPLGVFQDIISWVSGRVKKNRFHYSPALSWLRYGVLAVFIVALVAGVVSLTALIAPYSAYGRIISNLLTPLYQWGNNVLALWAERVDSYAFYSVDVWMKGLSTFVVAVGTVIVLFILAWRGGRTYCNTICPVGTVLGLLSRYSYFKPVIDTSKCNGCGLCARNCKSSCINPKAHEIDYSRCVACMDCLGKCRQDAIKYVSGAIIQKKQVLRREETGQSASQSSSNSEKVNTSRRNFFTVSALLATSAVMKAQEKKVDGGLAPLIDKKNPKRATSIVPAGARGLRHFAQHCTACQLCVSVCPNQILRPSGDLKRLMQPEMSYERGYCRPECAKCAEVCPTDAIHLTSLAEKSAIQIGHAVWIAQNCIVNTDKVSCGNCARHCPTGAIQMIPKDENDESSPKIPVVNTERCIGCGACENLCPARPFSAIYVEGHEMHRVI from the coding sequence ATGTTACGTAAAATAAGACTCGTCGCCGCCCTTTTGTTCTTTACAATGATCACGTTGCTGTTTCTGGATTTTACAGGAACTGTGCATAGTTGGTTTGGCTGGATGGCGAAAATACAGTTTCTTCCTGCCGTGCTGGCACTGAATGTGGGGGTGATGATAGCCCTTGTTTTGTTGACGTTGCTTTTGGGGCGTGTCTATTGTTCGGTTGTCTGCCCGTTAGGTGTGTTTCAAGATATTATTTCCTGGGTTTCGGGAAGGGTAAAGAAGAATCGTTTCCACTACTCGCCTGCTTTGTCGTGGTTGCGCTATGGGGTATTGGCGGTGTTTATCGTCGCTTTGGTAGCAGGGGTAGTTTCATTGACGGCATTGATTGCTCCTTACAGTGCATACGGCCGTATCATTTCTAACCTGCTGACACCTTTGTATCAGTGGGGGAACAATGTACTTGCCCTGTGGGCGGAGCGTGTAGACAGTTATGCTTTTTATTCGGTAGATGTTTGGATGAAAGGTCTTTCTACTTTTGTAGTTGCAGTGGGTACTGTGATAGTGCTTTTTATTTTGGCATGGCGTGGAGGAAGAACTTATTGCAATACCATTTGTCCGGTGGGTACAGTATTGGGACTCTTATCTAGATATTCTTATTTTAAACCGGTTATTGATACGTCTAAATGTAATGGTTGCGGACTTTGTGCTCGTAATTGCAAGTCTTCCTGCATTAATCCCAAAGCACATGAGATTGATTATTCCCGTTGTGTTGCTTGTATGGATTGTTTAGGTAAATGTCGTCAGGATGCGATAAAGTATGTATCTGGAGCAATAATTCAGAAAAAGCAGGTTTTGAGAAGAGAAGAAACAGGTCAGTCAGCTTCTCAATCGTCTTCAAATTCAGAAAAGGTGAATACGTCGCGGCGAAATTTTTTTACGGTTTCTGCTTTACTTGCTACAAGTGCCGTAATGAAAGCGCAGGAAAAGAAAGTGGATGGAGGATTGGCGCCTCTTATTGATAAAAAGAATCCTAAACGTGCCACTTCTATTGTTCCTGCAGGAGCGAGAGGTCTTCGTCATTTTGCACAGCATTGTACGGCTTGTCAGCTTTGTGTGTCGGTGTGCCCTAATCAGATATTGCGTCCATCGGGTGATCTGAAGCGGTTGATGCAGCCTGAGATGTCCTATGAACGTGGATATTGTCGCCCCGAATGTGCGAAATGTGCAGAAGTATGTCCTACTGATGCCATTCATTTGACTAGTTTGGCTGAAAAGTCGGCTATTCAAATAGGGCATGCCGTGTGGATTGCTCAAAATTGTATAGTGAATACGGATAAGGTAAGTTGTGGAAATTGTGCTCGTCATTGTCCTACTGGTGCTATTCAAATGATACCTAAAGATGAGAATGATGAAAGTTCACCTAAAATACCGGTTGTGAATACAGAACGTTGCATCGGTTGTGGCGCTTGTGAAAATCTTTGTCCGGCACGTCCGTTCAGTGCCATTTATGTGGAAGGACACGAAATGCATCGTGTTATTTGA
- a CDS encoding aldo/keto reductase, which produces MDKRDKKEMNRREFLKIVGVSTVASTVAMYGCASGEKSNASEASILGEVPVDKMTYRTSPKGEHVSLLGYGCMRWPLKPAPDSDGNVIDQDAVNELVDYAIAHGVNYFDTSPVYCQGFSERATGVALKRHPRERLLIATKMSNFQNYTRENSIKMYHQSMKELQTDYLDYYLLHSVGGGEGIKTFHDRYIDNGVLDFLLKEREEGRIRNLGWSFHGSVEVFDYLLSLDVKWDFVQIQMNYVDWRHASGRNVNAEYLYGELAKRGIPAVIMEPLLGGRLSKLNDHLVARLKQRRPENSVASWAFRFAGTYPNVLCVLSGMTYMEHLQDNLRTYSPLEPLNEEEKEFLEETAQLMLKFPTIPCNDCKYCMPCPYGLDIPAILVHYNKCVNEGNVPKSSQDENYRRARRAFLIGYDRSVPKLRQASHCTGCNQCNPHCPQSIDIPKELHRIDAYVEQLKQETL; this is translated from the coding sequence ATGGACAAAAGAGACAAAAAGGAAATGAACCGTAGAGAATTTCTAAAAATTGTGGGTGTTAGTACAGTTGCATCTACGGTGGCAATGTATGGTTGTGCATCCGGCGAGAAGTCGAATGCGTCTGAGGCTTCTATTTTAGGCGAAGTGCCTGTTGATAAAATGACTTATCGTACTTCTCCAAAGGGAGAACATGTTTCACTTTTAGGATATGGATGTATGCGCTGGCCGTTGAAACCAGCGCCGGACAGTGATGGAAATGTGATAGACCAGGATGCGGTGAATGAGCTGGTGGATTATGCTATCGCTCACGGAGTGAATTATTTCGATACATCTCCTGTTTATTGCCAGGGATTTTCTGAAAGGGCCACTGGTGTGGCTTTGAAACGTCATCCTCGTGAAAGACTGTTGATTGCGACAAAGATGTCTAATTTTCAAAATTATACTCGTGAGAATTCCATCAAGATGTACCATCAGTCGATGAAAGAATTGCAGACGGATTATCTGGATTATTATTTGCTTCATTCTGTAGGTGGAGGGGAAGGGATCAAAACTTTCCATGACCGTTATATTGACAATGGAGTTCTTGACTTTTTACTAAAAGAGCGTGAAGAAGGCCGTATTCGTAATTTGGGATGGTCATTTCACGGATCGGTGGAAGTGTTTGATTATTTGCTGTCGCTGGATGTGAAATGGGATTTTGTGCAAATTCAGATGAACTATGTAGATTGGCGCCATGCTTCGGGTCGAAATGTTAATGCGGAATATTTGTATGGAGAGTTGGCCAAGCGTGGAATTCCGGCTGTGATTATGGAGCCTCTGTTAGGAGGACGTTTGTCTAAACTGAACGACCATCTGGTGGCGCGCTTGAAGCAGCGTCGTCCGGAGAACAGTGTGGCATCGTGGGCATTCCGTTTTGCCGGTACGTATCCCAATGTGTTGTGTGTGCTGAGTGGAATGACTTATATGGAACATTTGCAGGATAACCTTCGGACTTATTCTCCCTTAGAACCTTTGAATGAGGAGGAAAAAGAGTTCTTGGAAGAAACAGCCCAATTGATGCTGAAGTTCCCTACGATTCCTTGCAATGACTGCAAATATTGTATGCCCTGTCCTTACGGCTTGGATATTCCGGCGATTCTGGTGCATTATAATAAATGTGTCAACGAAGGAAATGTGCCTAAAAGCAGTCAGGATGAGAATTACCGCCGTGCACGGCGTGCTTTCCTGATAGGTTATGACCGTAGTGTGCCCAAACTGCGGCAGGCAAGTCATTGTACCGGATGTAACCAGTGTAACCCGCATTGCCCTCAAAGTATTGATATTCCCAAAGAACTGCATCGTATAGACGCATATGTGGAGCAGTTGAAACAAGAGACTTTATAA